A stretch of the Asticcacaulis sp. ZE23SCel15 genome encodes the following:
- a CDS encoding inositol monophosphatase family protein: MLDPIDGTMGFTKGSPYWTIALAIVENGQPVAGVVYAPDAQELYAAGLGLGATLNGAPIHATTTAALDGAHVIGDARVFGKAIWRGDWPRLLVTSRPSVAYRMVCVAAGRADFTLALTPKRDWDVAASTLIAREAGAKTSDHLGNPYHFNGKSSLKPSLVCACEPLYAEIIRRCGHLATLDHI; this comes from the coding sequence GTGCTCGACCCCATCGACGGCACCATGGGCTTTACCAAGGGCAGCCCCTACTGGACCATAGCACTGGCCATTGTTGAAAACGGGCAGCCGGTCGCGGGCGTCGTCTACGCCCCTGACGCACAGGAGCTTTATGCCGCGGGTCTTGGGCTTGGGGCGACGCTCAATGGCGCACCGATCCACGCCACCACAACCGCGGCTCTGGACGGCGCCCACGTCATCGGCGACGCCCGTGTGTTCGGTAAGGCGATCTGGCGCGGCGACTGGCCAAGGCTTTTGGTGACGTCACGGCCGTCGGTGGCCTATCGCATGGTGTGTGTGGCCGCCGGGCGCGCCGATTTCACCTTGGCCCTGACCCCAAAGCGCGACTGGGATGTCGCCGCCTCTACGCTTATCGCCCGTGAAGCCGGCGCGAAAACGTCCGATCATTTAGGTAATCCTTATCATTTCAATGGTAAGTCCAGTCTTAAACCCTCGCTCGTCTGCGCCTGTGAGCCGCTTTATGCGGAAATCATCCGGCGCTGCGGGCATTTAGCGACCCTTGACCATATTTGA
- a CDS encoding bifunctional diguanylate cyclase/phosphodiesterase: protein MPAGLFQGGLKTFFKGKAAPVKTEAMRREEVIALRPVVRGFALGVGVYYILITFAHLFYEEGAALWVLDGLAATTMAASFFFFHVTRNTQRIDRLEYACLVLFSLMYLNVVAYQIFHVEPAKLVYFVLLVLVFATAGITPRVIIPCALVCMVTMYGLAYKYGILSQYIWIGLAGIATAMGMSVLMRQAILRAVHARVQADTLRDEAQALANCDALTGLPNRRSFFDAMEQAVSRKRQDGKRFDLALIDLDGFKPVNDVYGHSVGDALLVAVAGRLRNLCAGLGFPARLGGDEFAIILTGMADEEELKAFGERLCETLREPYMLSGVAANISASVGFVRSRQGSGFTISQYLERADYALYYAKQNLRGAPVVFSQKHETELRDFGLIDQTLRSSDLEQELFILFQPQYDIVENRTISFEALARWNSPKLGLVRPDAFIKAAERSGLISQITLILLRKALAVVQDWPEHIRISFNLSTRDLRSSTAIADICEIVRDLGLDPRRIEFEITETAMLSDFDQACEALNRLKSMGCRIALDDFGSGYSSFSYIHRLPVNKIKIDRSFVVQLVKHPTAQKIIKTIIELCKNLHLDCVIEGVETETELAKLKQVGARYIQGFLFSKPLTADGVDEYLECETGTRHSHATEATDPLMTRSVAS from the coding sequence GTGCCAGCAGGACTGTTTCAGGGTGGTCTGAAAACCTTCTTCAAAGGTAAAGCCGCACCGGTCAAAACCGAGGCTATGCGTCGCGAGGAAGTGATCGCGTTGCGTCCGGTAGTGCGGGGGTTTGCGCTGGGCGTCGGCGTCTATTACATCCTGATTACCTTTGCTCATTTGTTCTACGAAGAAGGCGCCGCCCTGTGGGTGCTGGATGGGCTGGCGGCCACGACCATGGCGGCCAGTTTTTTCTTTTTCCATGTGACGCGTAACACGCAGCGTATTGACCGGCTGGAATATGCCTGTCTGGTTCTGTTCAGCCTTATGTATCTCAATGTGGTGGCGTATCAGATATTTCATGTTGAACCGGCCAAGCTGGTCTATTTTGTCTTACTGGTGCTTGTCTTTGCGACCGCCGGAATTACCCCACGTGTGATCATCCCCTGCGCGTTGGTGTGCATGGTGACCATGTATGGGCTGGCCTATAAATACGGGATTTTATCACAATATATCTGGATCGGTCTGGCCGGCATTGCCACCGCCATGGGCATGAGCGTGCTGATGCGGCAGGCGATTCTGCGTGCGGTTCATGCCCGTGTTCAGGCAGATACCCTGCGCGATGAGGCTCAGGCTTTGGCTAATTGCGATGCCCTGACCGGTTTACCAAACCGGCGCAGCTTTTTTGACGCCATGGAGCAGGCCGTGAGCCGCAAACGTCAGGACGGTAAACGATTTGACCTGGCCCTGATTGATCTGGACGGTTTCAAGCCGGTCAATGATGTTTATGGCCATAGTGTTGGCGATGCCTTGCTGGTGGCGGTGGCCGGGCGATTACGAAACCTGTGCGCCGGTCTGGGCTTTCCGGCGCGTCTGGGCGGCGATGAATTTGCCATTATCCTTACCGGCATGGCCGATGAGGAAGAACTGAAAGCCTTTGGTGAGCGGTTGTGCGAGACCTTGCGTGAGCCCTATATGCTGTCCGGTGTGGCCGCTAATATCTCCGCCTCAGTCGGGTTTGTACGCAGCCGGCAGGGTTCGGGTTTCACCATCTCCCAGTATCTGGAACGGGCTGACTACGCGCTCTACTACGCCAAACAGAATCTGCGCGGCGCTCCGGTCGTCTTCTCGCAAAAACACGAAACCGAGCTGCGTGATTTCGGCCTGATAGACCAGACCTTGCGGTCGTCTGATCTTGAGCAGGAGTTGTTCATCCTGTTTCAGCCGCAATACGATATTGTGGAAAACCGCACCATCAGCTTTGAAGCCCTGGCCCGCTGGAATAGCCCAAAACTGGGGCTGGTGCGGCCGGACGCCTTTATCAAAGCGGCGGAACGCTCAGGCCTGATTAGCCAGATTACCCTGATTTTGCTTAGAAAAGCCTTGGCGGTGGTTCAGGACTGGCCCGAACACATCCGGATATCTTTCAACCTGTCGACCCGCGATCTGCGCTCAAGCACGGCCATCGCCGATATCTGTGAGATCGTGCGCGACTTAGGGCTCGACCCGCGTCGTATCGAGTTTGAGATTACCGAAACGGCTATGTTGAGTGACTTCGATCAGGCCTGTGAGGCGCTTAATCGGCTGAAGTCGATGGGCTGCCGGATTGCTTTGGATGATTTCGGGTCGGGCTATTCTTCGTTCAGCTATATCCACCGTTTGCCGGTCAATAAAATCAAGATTGATCGCAGTTTTGTGGTGCAACTTGTCAAACACCCGACCGCGCAGAAAATTATCAAGACGATCATAGAGTTATGCAAAAATCTTCATCTGGATTGCGTGATCGAAGGGGTTGAGACCGAAACCGAACTGGCCAAGCTAAAGCAGGTCGGCGCCCGTTATATTCAGGGGTTCCTGTTCTCTAAGCCCCTGACGGCGGATGGGGTTGATGAATATCTGGAATGTGAGACGGGCACACGCCACAGTCACGCGACGGAGGCGACCGACCCGCTTATGACCAGATCGGTGGCTTCATAG
- a CDS encoding NAD(P)-dependent oxidoreductase, which yields MIREKCLIIGVTSLVGARLAESLRADAQGFEPVFTTRRPKQADEIRFDLTDPESFEVEGFSHVIATTPIWLMTDEVLTRLWGQGMTRLVVFSSTSRFSKTFSPEPDERRIADLLAASEARISAFGAVYNVAVTILRPTLIYDEGRDQNISRIAKFIEKFGFFIVCGKGAGLRQPVHARDLATAALQALRSDAARDKAYDLSGGETLTYSDMVARIFEAKGNRPRIISLPAWLWRLGFGGLGLIRPGQSLKSNVNMALRMNDDLVFDHSPARTDFSYNPQPFKPSFIRPNP from the coding sequence TTGATACGTGAAAAATGCCTGATTATCGGGGTGACGTCGCTGGTCGGCGCGCGGTTGGCTGAAAGTTTGCGGGCCGATGCGCAGGGCTTTGAGCCGGTATTCACGACGCGCCGTCCAAAACAGGCCGATGAAATACGCTTCGATCTGACCGATCCAGAATCGTTTGAGGTGGAGGGGTTTAGCCACGTCATCGCGACCACACCGATCTGGTTGATGACCGATGAGGTGCTGACGCGGCTGTGGGGGCAAGGCATGACTCGGCTGGTGGTGTTTTCTTCGACCAGCCGGTTTTCCAAGACCTTTTCGCCGGAGCCGGATGAGCGCCGGATTGCCGATCTGCTGGCGGCATCAGAGGCGCGGATTTCGGCCTTTGGTGCGGTCTATAATGTTGCGGTGACGATTCTGCGGCCGACCCTGATCTATGATGAGGGCCGCGATCAGAACATTAGCCGGATCGCCAAATTTATTGAGAAATTTGGGTTTTTCATCGTCTGCGGTAAGGGGGCGGGTCTACGACAACCTGTCCACGCTCGCGATCTGGCCACGGCGGCGCTACAGGCACTCAGATCGGATGCCGCGCGCGACAAGGCCTATGACCTAAGCGGCGGGGAGACCCTGACCTATAGTGACATGGTGGCCCGCATTTTTGAGGCCAAGGGAAATCGCCCACGTATTATTTCGCTACCTGCATGGTTGTGGCGGCTGGGATTTGGGGGGCTGGGACTGATCCGTCCCGGTCAGAGCCTGAAATCCAACGTCAATATGGCGCTGCGGATGAATGATGATCTGGTGTTTGATCATTCACCCGCCCGCACTGATTTCAGCTATAATCCGCAACCGTTCAAGCCGTCATTTATCCGACCAAACCCCTAA
- a CDS encoding VOC family protein, whose amino-acid sequence MTKTHHAIDYIEWAATDLAPVKAFYAKAFGWSFIDYGPTYAALDGAGLDGGFQAESSEAPAKPLVILYSENLEQSREDVLTAGGTLTLDIFDFPGGRRFQFTDPSGNQLGVWSDK is encoded by the coding sequence ATGACCAAAACTCACCACGCCATTGACTACATCGAATGGGCCGCCACCGACCTTGCCCCCGTCAAAGCCTTTTACGCCAAGGCTTTTGGCTGGTCGTTCATTGACTATGGCCCAACCTATGCCGCCCTCGACGGCGCCGGTCTTGATGGCGGATTTCAGGCCGAATCATCCGAAGCTCCCGCGAAGCCCTTAGTCATTCTCTACAGCGAAAACCTTGAGCAAAGCCGCGAAGATGTACTGACCGCAGGCGGCACGCTCACGCTCGATATTTTCGACTTCCCCGGCGGTCGCAGGTTTCAGTTCACTGACCCGTCCGGTAATCAGTTAGGGGTTTGGTCGGATAAATGA
- a CDS encoding UbiD family decarboxylase, whose protein sequence is MAAYKSLRDFIAKLEKAGELVRVTTPVSTHLEMTEIQTRLLAQKGPAVLFENPIMADGTPSDMPVLVNLFGTVKRVAMGVTLEGKERTTPQELREVGELLAFLRQPEPPRGLKDAFELMPLARTVMGMRPKTVKKAPVQEVVLTGNDIDLTKLPIQGCWPGEPAPLITWGLVVTKGPSESREDDFNLGIYRMQVLGKDRAIMRWLAHRGGAQHHARWKKAKKTEPLPACVVLGADPGLILAAVTPVPDTLSEYQFAGLLRGQAAELVAAKTVPLMVPAEAEIVLEGHVLMDEYAEEGPYGDHTGYYNSVEKFPVFQISAITMRKKPIYLSTFTGRPPDEPSVLGEALNEVFIPLIQQQFPEIVDFWLPPEGCSYRIAVISMKKAYPGHAKRVMMGAWSYLRQFMYTKWLIVVDDDINCRDWKDVMWAVSTRMDPARDITVIENTPIDYLDFASPESGLGSKIGLDATNKWTPETHREWGEELYMDQDVIDKVSEKWAEMGLPAAMKPPIWS, encoded by the coding sequence ATGGCCGCCTATAAATCCCTGCGCGACTTTATTGCCAAGCTTGAAAAAGCCGGTGAACTGGTGCGGGTAACGACGCCGGTCTCGACCCATCTGGAGATGACCGAAATTCAGACCAGGCTTTTGGCGCAAAAAGGCCCGGCAGTTTTGTTTGAAAACCCGATCATGGCTGATGGGACGCCGTCCGATATGCCGGTGCTGGTCAATCTGTTTGGCACCGTTAAACGGGTGGCGATGGGGGTCACGTTAGAGGGCAAAGAACGCACCACACCGCAGGAACTGCGCGAAGTCGGCGAGCTTTTGGCCTTTTTGCGCCAGCCTGAGCCACCGCGCGGCTTGAAAGATGCGTTTGAGCTTATGCCACTCGCCCGAACGGTCATGGGGATGCGCCCTAAGACCGTAAAAAAAGCCCCGGTACAGGAAGTCGTACTCACAGGCAACGACATCGACCTGACCAAGTTACCGATTCAGGGCTGCTGGCCCGGTGAGCCTGCGCCGCTGATTACCTGGGGCCTTGTCGTGACCAAAGGCCCGTCCGAATCGCGCGAAGACGATTTCAATCTTGGCATCTACCGGATGCAGGTATTGGGCAAAGACCGCGCCATCATGCGCTGGCTGGCCCACCGCGGCGGCGCGCAGCACCATGCGCGCTGGAAAAAGGCTAAAAAAACCGAGCCCCTGCCCGCCTGCGTGGTGCTGGGGGCCGATCCGGGGTTGATACTGGCCGCGGTCACACCGGTGCCGGATACCTTGTCGGAGTACCAATTCGCGGGCCTCCTGCGCGGACAGGCGGCGGAGCTTGTAGCCGCCAAAACCGTGCCGCTGATGGTGCCGGCAGAGGCTGAAATCGTGCTGGAAGGCCATGTCCTGATGGATGAATATGCCGAAGAAGGCCCCTACGGCGATCACACCGGCTATTATAATTCGGTCGAAAAATTCCCGGTCTTTCAGATCAGCGCCATCACCATGCGCAAAAAACCGATCTATCTGTCGACCTTTACCGGGCGCCCGCCCGATGAGCCTTCGGTCTTAGGTGAAGCCTTAAATGAAGTGTTTATCCCGCTGATCCAGCAGCAATTTCCGGAAATTGTTGATTTCTGGCTGCCACCGGAAGGGTGTTCGTACCGCATCGCCGTCATCTCGATGAAAAAGGCCTATCCCGGCCACGCCAAGCGGGTGATGATGGGCGCGTGGTCGTACCTGCGTCAGTTCATGTATACCAAATGGCTGATTGTCGTCGATGACGACATCAACTGCCGCGACTGGAAAGACGTCATGTGGGCGGTATCGACCCGCATGGACCCGGCGCGTGATATCACGGTCATTGAAAACACCCCGATTGATTATCTCGATTTCGCCTCACCCGAAAGCGGTCTGGGCTCCAAGATCGGGTTAGATGCTACCAATAAGTGGACACCCGAAACCCACCGCGAATGGGGCGAAGAGCTTTATATGGATCAGGACGTGATCGATAAGGTGTCTGAAAAATGGGCCGAAATGGGCTTACCGGCCGCTATGAAGCCACCGATCTGGTCATAA
- a CDS encoding TldD/PmbA family protein, with protein MLQTRNITSGNNAHHDPVVTDRLEQVLSAARAAGADAAEVAFAQSRSLSIGVRNGEVETVERDETADLGLRVFVGQKQAVVSVSEFSPQTLQRTVERALIMARISPDDAFTGLADPALLYAPDDNAIDLQLFDPAEMPAEVLKDRALTCEAAGLGLSESITTDSASAGYSHSHWQFLTSDGFSGQQSSSLFFQSARMIATDAAGQMERDGEGRSKQFYTDLPEPVDTGALAAERALSALGARRIDSGKYPVIFDTRVSKSIVSLFLGAISGPAIARGSSYLKDRLHTQLFAPGIHIVDDPFRVRGLASSLFDDEGVRVQKRHLIDNGVLTTWLLNTASARQLGLTSTGHASRGLVGPAGASAHNITLMPGSSSQSDLMRDAGQGVLITSMFGPNVNPDTGDWSVGASGFWFDQGETKYPVNELTVAGNLIDIFARLIPGSDLEIKGANDAPSLLIDGLSVGGK; from the coding sequence ATGTTGCAAACGCGAAACATAACGTCCGGCAATAACGCCCACCACGATCCGGTGGTTACCGATCGGCTGGAGCAGGTGCTGAGCGCGGCCCGTGCCGCCGGTGCCGATGCGGCCGAAGTGGCCTTCGCCCAAAGCCGGTCTTTGAGCATTGGCGTGCGCAACGGTGAGGTCGAAACGGTTGAGCGCGACGAAACGGCTGATCTGGGCCTTCGCGTCTTTGTCGGCCAGAAACAGGCCGTGGTCTCGGTTTCCGAGTTTTCGCCGCAAACCCTGCAACGGACTGTGGAGCGCGCGCTGATCATGGCGCGGATTTCGCCGGACGATGCCTTTACCGGCCTGGCCGACCCGGCCTTATTGTATGCGCCGGATGACAACGCGATTGACCTGCAATTGTTTGATCCGGCCGAGATGCCGGCCGAAGTTCTCAAGGACCGGGCCCTGACCTGCGAAGCGGCGGGGCTTGGGCTTAGCGAATCCATCACGACCGATAGCGCCAGCGCCGGCTACAGCCACAGCCACTGGCAGTTTCTGACCTCTGACGGTTTTAGTGGCCAGCAATCCTCAAGCCTATTTTTTCAGTCGGCACGCATGATCGCCACCGATGCCGCAGGGCAAATGGAACGCGACGGCGAAGGCCGCTCAAAACAATTCTATACCGACCTGCCGGAACCGGTTGATACCGGAGCACTGGCGGCCGAGCGCGCCCTAAGCGCTTTGGGCGCGCGCCGCATCGACAGCGGCAAATACCCGGTTATTTTCGACACACGCGTGTCTAAATCAATCGTTAGTCTGTTTTTGGGGGCTATCTCAGGCCCTGCGATTGCCCGTGGCTCCAGCTACCTTAAGGACCGCCTGCACACCCAGCTATTTGCGCCCGGCATTCATATTGTCGATGATCCGTTCCGGGTGCGCGGTCTGGCTTCCAGCCTTTTCGACGACGAAGGCGTGCGCGTGCAAAAACGCCACCTCATCGATAATGGCGTGCTGACGACCTGGCTGCTGAATACGGCCTCCGCCCGGCAACTGGGCCTGACCTCGACCGGCCATGCCTCGCGCGGTCTGGTAGGTCCCGCAGGGGCTTCGGCTCACAATATCACCCTGATGCCCGGATCTTCGTCGCAATCCGACCTGATGCGCGATGCCGGACAGGGTGTTCTGATCACCTCCATGTTCGGCCCGAACGTCAATCCTGATACCGGTGACTGGTCGGTGGGGGCTTCGGGCTTCTGGTTCGATCAGGGGGAGACAAAATACCCGGTCAATGAACTGACGGTTGCGGGCAATCTGATCGACATCTTCGCCCGCCTGATCCCCGGCAGTGATCTGGAGATCAAGGGCGCGAACGATGCCCCCTCCCTTCTGATAGACGGCCTGTCTGTGGGGGGCAAATGA
- a CDS encoding DUF4170 domain-containing protein, protein MSEQLLHIVIGGELSDLTKTQFKDLKAVEFVGAYGSYEEAVKAWRAKAQSTVDNALMRYFVIHAHKMLNPDA, encoded by the coding sequence ATGAGTGAACAACTTTTGCACATCGTTATCGGCGGGGAACTGTCCGACCTGACCAAAACCCAATTCAAAGACCTTAAGGCTGTTGAATTTGTCGGCGCCTATGGCTCCTACGAAGAAGCGGTCAAGGCGTGGCGCGCTAAGGCGCAGTCAACGGTGGATAATGCCCTGATGCGCTATTTCGTTATCCATGCCCATAAGATGCTGAACCCGGACGCCTAG